The following are from one region of the Cyanobium gracile PCC 6307 genome:
- a CDS encoding DUF3136 domain-containing protein, giving the protein MTLAPGREATGPGMSPDGGRAQAADGRQWTYLCGACPEGWPMTARSLPASLPKVTIPTVTIGELEANYSMYCKALRLLVREGRTLKKIQRTVCWHRLEQLHQCLPSQYKDPDYLFLLLRRETNRKAAGLPCPS; this is encoded by the coding sequence ATGACGCTCGCCCCCGGCCGGGAGGCGACCGGCCCGGGAATGTCCCCGGATGGGGGGCGCGCCCAGGCCGCCGATGGACGACAGTGGACGTATCTCTGCGGGGCCTGCCCCGAAGGATGGCCGATGACCGCCCGATCGCTTCCAGCGTCCCTGCCGAAGGTCACGATCCCGACAGTCACCATCGGTGAACTGGAGGCCAACTATTCGATGTACTGCAAGGCCCTGCGCCTGCTGGTCCGGGAAGGTCGAACCCTGAAGAAGATCCAGCGCACGGTCTGCTGGCACCGGCTCGAGCAGCTGCACCAGTGTCTGCCGAGCCAGTACAAGGACCCGGACTATCTCTTTCTGCTGCTGCGCCGCGAGACCAACCGCAAGGCGGCCGGTCTTCCCTGTCCTTCCTGA
- the ppk2 gene encoding polyphosphate kinase 2, giving the protein MGKGMGKKHKSGLKIKTLKIKSPKKKDSGGEHRSASAYGNGLASSGVSESDLYRPSPILDDLSENSEGRPPKLDRKFYEKELARLQVELVKMQYWVKHVGYRIILLFEGRDAAGKGGTIKRITEPLNPRGCNVVALGTPSDQQKTQWYFQRYVENFPSAGEIVLFDRSWYNRAGVEKVMGFCAPEQVDEFMLSCPEFERMLVRSGITLIKYWFSVSDDEQEARFRSRLEDPARRWKLSPMDLESRDRWVEFSRAKDEMFAHTNIPEAPWFTVEANDKRRARLNCIRHLLSKVPYEDMTPKAIELPPRKSGANYQRPPMNEQFFVPNAYP; this is encoded by the coding sequence ATGGGCAAAGGTATGGGCAAGAAGCACAAGAGTGGTCTCAAGATCAAGACCCTGAAGATCAAGTCGCCGAAGAAGAAGGACTCCGGAGGCGAGCACCGGTCGGCCAGCGCCTATGGGAACGGCCTGGCCTCCTCCGGTGTGAGTGAGTCGGATCTCTACAGGCCCTCGCCGATTCTCGACGACCTCTCCGAGAATTCCGAGGGACGCCCCCCCAAGCTGGATCGCAAGTTCTACGAAAAGGAGCTGGCGCGGCTCCAGGTGGAGCTGGTGAAGATGCAGTACTGGGTGAAGCATGTGGGTTACCGCATCATCCTGCTGTTCGAGGGCCGGGATGCCGCCGGCAAGGGCGGCACCATCAAGCGCATCACTGAACCGCTCAACCCCAGGGGCTGCAACGTGGTGGCTCTGGGCACCCCCTCCGACCAGCAGAAGACCCAGTGGTATTTCCAGCGCTATGTCGAGAACTTCCCCTCCGCCGGCGAAATCGTCCTGTTCGACCGCAGCTGGTACAACCGGGCCGGTGTCGAGAAGGTGATGGGCTTCTGCGCGCCCGAGCAGGTGGATGAATTCATGCTCTCCTGTCCGGAGTTCGAGCGCATGCTGGTGCGCAGTGGCATCACCTTGATCAAGTACTGGTTCTCCGTCAGCGATGACGAGCAGGAGGCCCGGTTCCGCTCCCGCCTGGAGGATCCGGCCCGCCGCTGGAAGCTGAGCCCGATGGACCTGGAATCCCGGGACCGCTGGGTGGAGTTCTCCCGGGCCAAGGATGAGATGTTCGCCCACACCAACATCCCGGAGGCCCCCTGGTTCACCGTCGAGGCCAATGACAAGCGCCGGGCCAGGCTCAACTGCATCCGCCATCTGCTCAGCAAGGTCCCCTACGAGGACATGACCCCGAAGGCGATCGAACTGCCCCCCCGCAAGAGCGGAGCCAACTACCAGCGTCCGCCGATGAACGAGCAGTTCTTCGTGCCCAACGCCTATCCCTGA